From the genome of Arthrobacter sp. SLBN-122:
TTCCAGATCGTGCTGCCCAACGCCGCCGCCCCCATCGCCACCCTGGCGCTGCTCACCTTCATCGGCCAGTGGAATGAATACTTCTGGCCACTGCTGGTGGGGTCGCAGGACGATGTCCGCGTTCTCCAGGTGGGTCTGGGCGTCTTCAAGTCCCAGTCCCCGCAGGGCGCCCCGGACTGGTCCGGCCTCATGGCGGCAACGCTGGTTTCGGCCCTTCCCGTCCTGATCCTCTTCGCCGCCTTCGGCAAGAAGATCGTCAACTCCATCGGCTTTTCCGGCATCAAGTAACCCCTCATCACGCAACCCTCCCCACCCACCCTGCAATTTCCCCACCTCCCTACCCCGGCGCGCCATGGCGGCCTGCCGGAAGTACCTTCCCGAAAGGACCCGTCATGAAAAAGAAAGCAATCGGCACCCTCGCTGCTGCCGCTGCCGCCGTCCTGGCCCTCTCCGCCTGCGGAGGTGGCGGTGGATCCGCCGAATCCGCCAAGGGCGAGATCAACTACTGGCTCTGGGACGCAAACCAGCTTCCCGCCTACCAGCAGTGCGCGGATGACTTTCATAAGGCCAACCCGGATATCTCGGTCAAGATCACCCAGCGCGGCTGGGACGATTACTGGAGCACGCTGACCAACGGTTTCGTCGGTGGGACAGCCCCTGACGTTTTCACCGACCACCTGGGCCGGTACGGTGAACTGGCCAAGAACAAGCAGCTGCTCGCCATCGATGACGCCGTCAAGAAGGACAGCATCGATGTGGCCGGCTACAACGAGGGCCTTGCCGATCTGTGGGTGGGCCAGGACGGCAAGCGCTACGGCCTGCCGAAGGACTGGGACACCATCGGGCTGTTCTACAACAAGGCGATGGCTGCCTCCGCCGGCATCACCGAAGACCAGATGAAGAACCTCACCTGGAACCCGCAGGACGGCGGCACCTACGAGAAGGTCATTGCGCACCTCACGGTGGACAAGAACGGCAAGCGCGGTGACGAGCCGGGCTTCGACAAGAACAACGTGGACGTCTACGGGCTCGGATTGAACGGCGGCGGCGACTCCTCGGGCCAGACCGAGTGGAGCTACCTCACCAACACCACCGGCTGGTCGCACACGGACAAGAACCCGTGGGGCACCCACTACAACTTCGATGACCCCAAGTTCCAGGCCTCCATGGAGTGGTTCGCAGGCCTGGCCGACAAGGGCTACATGCCCAAGCTGGAAACGACAGTGGGTGCCAGCATGGCGGACACCTTCGCGGCCGGAAAATCGGCCATTAACGCCCACGGGTCATGGATGATCGGCCAGTACACCGGCTACAAGGGCATCGACCTTGGCATCGCCCCGACGCCTGTGGGCCCGGAGGGCAAGCGGGCGTCGATGTTCAACGGCCTGGCGGACTCGATCTGGGCCGGGACCAAGAAGAAGGACGCGTCCATCAAGTGGGTGGAGTACCTTGCTTCTGCCGACTGCCAGGATGTGGTCGCAGCCAAGGCCGTGGTGTTCCCCGCGCTGAAGACTTCCTCCGACAAGGCTGCCGAGGCGTTCAAGGCCAAGGGCGTGGACGTCACCGCGTTCACCGAGCACGTCAAGAACAAGACCACGTTCCTCTACCCCATCACTGACAACACGGCCAAGGTCAAGGGCATCCTGAAGCCGGCCATGGATGCCGTGGTCTCCGGCAAGGCCCCCGCCAGCTCCCTCACGCAGGCGAACGACCAGGTCAACGCCCTGTTCAAGTAGGCACCTGCCCAAGCCGTGGCTGCGTATGTGGTCGCAGCCACACAACGGATGCCGCCGCCCCCTCCTCGCGGCGGCGGCATCCGGCTATCCTCAGCTCATTGAGGGATTTGCCCTGGGCCCCCAGGCGCGTCCCCAGCACAACGAAAGAGACCTCCTTATGGAACCCCTCCACCTCCGTTCCGCCGGCACCAGCCTGGTGATCAGCTTCGACAGCGGGGAGGCCGAGGTCATCCACTGGGGCGCGGACCTGGGCGCGGACTTGCCCGATCCCGCCATCCTGACCGCCCCAGTGGCGCACTCCGCCATCGACGCCCGCGTCCCCGCGGGACTCCTCCCCCAGGCTTCCTCGTCATGGCGCGGGCGCCCCGCGTTGCGCGGCTCCCGCTTCTCCGAAGGCGGTGCAGGCCTGGACTTCTCCTCCCGCCTTCGCGTCACCTCCGTCACCGCCGACGGAGCCGGCGCCACCATTGTCCAGGCCGACGCCGATACCGGGATCAGCGTCTCGTCTTCCCTGACGCTTCACGACGGCGGCCTGCTGGAACTCCGCCACACCGTCACCAATGACGGTGCCACTCCTTTCCAGGTCGATGAACTGGCCACCGTCCTCCCGGTGGCGCCGGACGCCGTCGAACTTCTCGACCTGACCGGCCGCTGGTGCCGCGAGCGCCACCCCCAACGCCGCACCATCCAGCAGGGCACCTGGGTCCGCACAGGCCGCCACGGCCGCACCGGGCACGATTCCTCCCTGCTCTTCGCCGCCGGCACCCAGGGTTTCGGCAACCGCCACGGCAAAGTCTGGGCCACGCACCTGGCCTGGAGCGGGAACCACGAGCAGTTCGCGGACACCATTGGCGACGGCCGCACCATGATCGGCGGCTCGGAGCTGCTGGGTCCGGCCGAGGTCATCCTGGAGCCCGGCGGCAGCTACACCACACCCGCCCTGTTCGCGGCCTACTCGGACCGTGGCCTGGACGGGATCACCGCGGCGTTCTACAGCTGGTTCCGGTCCCGCCCGCACCACGTCCTGCCCGCCGCCTCCACAGGCCTGCCCGCCGGAAAGCCCCGTCCCGTGGTGCTGAACACCTGGGAAGCGGTCTACTTCGACCACAACCTCCCCACCCTGATCGAACTCGCCGATTCGGCCGCGGACCTCGGCGTGGAGCGTTTCGTGCTCGACGACGGCTGGTTCCGGGGCCGCCGCGATGACCACGCCGGCCTGGGCGACTGGTACGTCGACGAAACCCTGTGGCCCCAGGGCCTGACCCCGCTGATCGACGCCGTCACCTCCCGTGGCATGGAGTTCGGGCTGTGGGTGGAGCCGGAGATGGTCAACCTGGACTCGGACATCGCCCGAGCCCACCCGGACTGGATTGTTGGGCCATCCGCGATCCAGCACAAGGACGGCGGCCGGCTGCCCCTGGAATGGCGCAACCAGCACATCATCGACCTGGTGAACCCGGAGGCCTGGCAGTACATCTACGACCGCATCAACGCGCTGCTCGCCGACAACAACATCTGCTACCTGAAGTGGGACCAGAACCGGGATCTTCTGGAGCACGGCCACGCCGGCCGCCCTTCTATCCACGAGCAGACCCTGGCCGCCTACCGACTGTTCGACGAGCTCCGGAAGGCGCATCCCGGCGTCGAAATTGAAAGCTGCTCCTCCGGCGGCGCGCGCGTGGACCTGGGCATCCTGGACCGGACGGACCGGATCTGGGCCTCGGACTGCAATGACGCCCTGGAACGGCAGACCATCCAGCGCTGGACCGGCGCCGTGGTCCCGCCGGAGCTGGTGGGCAGCCACATTGGCCCCACCACCTCGCACACCACCGCCCGCACCCATGACCTGTCCTTCCGGGCCATCACCGCGCTCTTTGGCCATTTCGGCATGGAGTGGGACATCCGCGGCGTGCAGGGCAGGGACCGCGACGAGCTGCGGCGCTTCGTGCGGCTGTACAAGGAACACCGGGGCCTGATCCACAGCGGCCGCCGGGTCAATGCCGATGTCATGGATGAAGCGTTTCTGCTGCATGGCGTGGTGGCGGAGGGGGCCGTTGCGGAAGGCACGACGGCGGCACTGTTCGCCGTGGTCAGTATGCGCACCTCCGCAGCCGAGGTCCCGGGCCGGCTCGGCTTCCCCGGGCTGGAGCCGGAACGCACCTATCGGGTGGAAGCCCTCTTTCCCACGCCGGGTGACGCCGATTACGCCCACAACTACACGCAGGTCCAGCCGCCCGCCTGGCTGGCCGAAGGAGCGGTGGCGAACGGCAGGTTCCTCGCCGAGGTGGGCCTCCCCATGCCCATCCTGAACCCCGAGCATGCCCTGCTGCTGAAGGTGACCGCCGCCTAAACAACCGTCGATTGCTCCGTATTTGTCGTTTTCGGGCCTCAAAACGACACCTACGGAGCAGTCGATGGGGGTGGGTGGGCGTAAGAATGCGCGGCGGGCAGGGCCAACCGATAGATTTGCACGCATGACTGAAGCCTCCTCCATTGTCGAAGCCGGCCGCGGCACCATCCTGGTCATCAATGGCCCCAACCTGAACCTGCTGGGTACGCGGGAGCCGGAGAAGTACGGTACGTCCACCCTTGCCGATGTGGAGCAGCTGGCCGCTTCCGCGGGAGAGCAGCATGGCTTTGCAGTGGAGTGCGTCCAGTCCAACCATGAAGGCGTCCTGCTGGACACCATCCACGCCGCCCGGCAGAACGCGGTCGGCATTGTCCTCAACGCCGGCGCCTTCACGCACACGTCCGTGGCACTTCGTGACGCCCTGGCCGCCGTGCAGCTCCCCGCCGTCGAAGTTCACATCACCAATGTGCACCAGCGGGAGGAATTCCGGCACCACTCCTACCTGTCGCCGGTCTGCGCGGCGGTGATTGTTGGCGCCGGGGTGTTCGGCTACAAGCTCGCCATCGACTACCTCGCCGAGGTCCTCTAGCCGGAGGCGCTATTTCTGGATGCACTGCCCGGACGAAACGGGAGCGGACAGTGCCGGCGCCTGTTCTGCCACCGGGTCAAGGTCGTTCATGGTGATGGCGAACCCCACCTCGGCATCGGAGGTTGCCTTGGCGAAGATCACGCCGGCCACCTGGCCGTCGTTGGTGAGCAGCGGGCCGCCCGAGTTTCCCGGCTGCACATCCCCTGCCAGGCGGTAGATGTCCTCCGGCGAGGGGTTGTTTCCATAGATGTCCGGGACCAGGACCGTGGCGATGTCCTGCACCGTGGCGGGCTTGGACTGGAAAGGTCCGCCGTGCGGATATCCGGCGAACGCGGCCTGGCTGCCGCCGGGCAGGTCGCGGCTCAGCGGCAGCGGCCGGGACGGCAGGTTGTCTACGGCAAGGACCGCCAGGTCCCGCTTGGTATCGAAGTAGACCACGCGCCCGGGCATCGCGCCGCCGTCGGACATCTCCACCACCGGCTGCGACACGCCCGCGACCACGTGCGCGTTGGTCACCACGCGGTCCTGGGAAACCACGAAGCCGCTGCCGGTCTGGTTCTGCCCGCATTCGTACGCGGTGCCGGCGATCCTGAGCACCGACTGTGCCGCTTTGTTAAGCGCAGAGGTATTGGTGCTGGTGTTGGGCACCTGGACTTTCTGGCCCTGGTCCAGCCCTTCGATCAGCGTGGGGATGCCGTTGCCGATCACCGTGGAGCGCAGCTGCGCCATGGTGGCCTTGACGGGTGTCGGAGTGAGCCCGTCGATAAAGCGGATCACCTTGGACTCGGCCAACTGCTGGGACACCACCGGGACGCCGAGGGAGCTGACACTGAAGGCCAGCATGGACATCACCAGGGCCGAGACCACGAGGTTCAGCGCACCGCCCACCAGCCGGTCCACAGCACGCAGGGGCCGGATACGCACCACGCCGCGGAGCTGGCGCCCCACCATGGTGCCCAGCCCGTGCCCCAACGCCATCAGGACGACGGCGGCGGCGATGATGGCGGTAAGCCTCCATCCGGAGTCCTCGACGAAGGTGCTGACGAGGGGGACGGCAAAGAAGGCGGCAATGGCACCTGCAGCAAACCCTGCAAGGCCACCGGCCGTGACCAGGAACCCGTTGCGGAGGCCATAGATCAGGTATGACAGCAGCGCCAGGATCAGGACGATGTCCAGGACAGTCAGGCCGACCACAAAGGCTCCTTATTAACAGTTGAATTCCCATTCTAGTGGCGGACCCTGACAATCTTCCGCGGCCTGCGGCGCCCTCCGGCAGACCCGCGCTCAGCTGCCTGCAGGCGTTTCGGCTGCCAAGTTCGTCACAGAACGTTGAAAATTCTGAAACAATGGCACAAGCGCCACAGCCGATACTTTTACTCAGGAGATTTCATGGACATCGAGGTACTGCGCCGAGCACCCCTTTTCGCCACGCTCGACGACGACGCATTCCGGCTTCTGACGGATGAGCTGACCGAGGTGGACCTGTCCCGCGGCGCGTCCGTGTTCCGCGAAGGCGACCAGGGTGACCAGCTGTACTTCATCGTCTCCGGCAAGGTGAAGCTCGGACGCACCTCCCCCGACGGCCGCGAATCGCTCCTGGCCATCCTCGGCCCGGGTGAGCTCTTCGGCGAGATGGCGCTGTTCGACCCCAGCCCGCGCACGGCCACCGCCACCGCAGTGTCCGAAACCCGCCTGGCCGGGCTCAAGAACGAGAGCCTGAACACCCTGCTGCGCACGCGCCCCGAGGTTTCGGCCCAGCTGCTGCAGGCCCTGGCCCGCCGTCTGCGACGCACCAACGATTCCCTCTCCGACCTGGTGTTCTCCGACGTCCCCGGCCGCGTGGCCAAGGCCCTGCTGGACCTGGCAGACCGCTTCGGCCGGCCGGCCACCGATGGCGTCCTGGTGGCACACGAGCTGACCCAGGAAGAACTGGCGCAGCTGGTGGGCGCCTCCCGCGAGACGGTCAACAAGGCCCTGGCCGAGTTCGTCCAGCGCGGCTGGCTCCGGCTCGAGGCCCGCGCCGTGGTCATCCTGGACATGCAGCGCCTCCGCCAGCGTTCCCGCTAGGACCGGGCAAAAAGTAGGACAGCAAAAAGGCCGCCCCGAGGGGCGGCCTTTTCCGTATCTGGGTAGCGGGTCAGTTCCTGACCACGTCCAGTTCGACGACGGCCCACGACAATGCGGGAAGGCTGAGCCGGAGCTCGGACCCGCTTGCTTTGGCTCCCTGGAGCGGCTTCAGGCCCACCCGGTCCGGATTCTCCTGGTTGTTGATGGTGAAACGGTCACCGCCCTCCGGGATTTCGAGCACCTCCGCCCTGACCACCCGCTGCGCGTCGAAGCCACGCAGGCTGACCTCCACCTCGGCGGCCTCCTCCAGTCCCCGGTTGGCCAGGAACAGGGCCACGCGGCCCGTTTCCTCATTCCAGGTGGCGCTGACATCCACCAGGTCCGTGTCGCCGAACCGCGCGTTGTCGTACTTGTCCGAGTCCACGGACAACCGCAGGATCCGGCCCTTCGCCAGTTCTGCCATCCTTGCGAAGGGGTGGAAGATGGTCTGGCGCCAGGCGGGCCCATTCTCCTCGCTGAAGATGGGGGCAATGACATTGACCAGCTGTGCCTGGTTGGCAATCTTGACCCTGTCCCCATGGCGGAGCAGAGAGTTGAGCAGGGTCCCAACGACGACGGCGTCCGTCACGTTGTACTTGTCCTCGATGACCCTGGGGTGCTCACGCCAGCCGGCCTTGGAGACGTTGTGCGGCTGGTCTTCGGTGTCCAGGCCCCGCTGGTACCAGACGTTCCACTCGTCGAAGGACAGGTTGATGTG
Proteins encoded in this window:
- the aroQ gene encoding type II 3-dehydroquinate dehydratase → MTEASSIVEAGRGTILVINGPNLNLLGTREPEKYGTSTLADVEQLAASAGEQHGFAVECVQSNHEGVLLDTIHAARQNAVGIVLNAGAFTHTSVALRDALAAVQLPAVEVHITNVHQREEFRHHSYLSPVCAAVIVGAGVFGYKLAIDYLAEVL
- a CDS encoding MarP family serine protease, giving the protein MVGLTVLDIVLILALLSYLIYGLRNGFLVTAGGLAGFAAGAIAAFFAVPLVSTFVEDSGWRLTAIIAAAVVLMALGHGLGTMVGRQLRGVVRIRPLRAVDRLVGGALNLVVSALVMSMLAFSVSSLGVPVVSQQLAESKVIRFIDGLTPTPVKATMAQLRSTVIGNGIPTLIEGLDQGQKVQVPNTSTNTSALNKAAQSVLRIAGTAYECGQNQTGSGFVVSQDRVVTNAHVVAGVSQPVVEMSDGGAMPGRVVYFDTKRDLAVLAVDNLPSRPLPLSRDLPGGSQAAFAGYPHGGPFQSKPATVQDIATVLVPDIYGNNPSPEDIYRLAGDVQPGNSGGPLLTNDGQVAGVIFAKATSDAEVGFAITMNDLDPVAEQAPALSAPVSSGQCIQK
- a CDS encoding ABC transporter substrate-binding protein; the protein is MKKKAIGTLAAAAAAVLALSACGGGGGSAESAKGEINYWLWDANQLPAYQQCADDFHKANPDISVKITQRGWDDYWSTLTNGFVGGTAPDVFTDHLGRYGELAKNKQLLAIDDAVKKDSIDVAGYNEGLADLWVGQDGKRYGLPKDWDTIGLFYNKAMAASAGITEDQMKNLTWNPQDGGTYEKVIAHLTVDKNGKRGDEPGFDKNNVDVYGLGLNGGGDSSGQTEWSYLTNTTGWSHTDKNPWGTHYNFDDPKFQASMEWFAGLADKGYMPKLETTVGASMADTFAAGKSAINAHGSWMIGQYTGYKGIDLGIAPTPVGPEGKRASMFNGLADSIWAGTKKKDASIKWVEYLASADCQDVVAAKAVVFPALKTSSDKAAEAFKAKGVDVTAFTEHVKNKTTFLYPITDNTAKVKGILKPAMDAVVSGKAPASSLTQANDQVNALFK
- a CDS encoding alpha-galactosidase, with product MEPLHLRSAGTSLVISFDSGEAEVIHWGADLGADLPDPAILTAPVAHSAIDARVPAGLLPQASSSWRGRPALRGSRFSEGGAGLDFSSRLRVTSVTADGAGATIVQADADTGISVSSSLTLHDGGLLELRHTVTNDGATPFQVDELATVLPVAPDAVELLDLTGRWCRERHPQRRTIQQGTWVRTGRHGRTGHDSSLLFAAGTQGFGNRHGKVWATHLAWSGNHEQFADTIGDGRTMIGGSELLGPAEVILEPGGSYTTPALFAAYSDRGLDGITAAFYSWFRSRPHHVLPAASTGLPAGKPRPVVLNTWEAVYFDHNLPTLIELADSAADLGVERFVLDDGWFRGRRDDHAGLGDWYVDETLWPQGLTPLIDAVTSRGMEFGLWVEPEMVNLDSDIARAHPDWIVGPSAIQHKDGGRLPLEWRNQHIIDLVNPEAWQYIYDRINALLADNNICYLKWDQNRDLLEHGHAGRPSIHEQTLAAYRLFDELRKAHPGVEIESCSSGGARVDLGILDRTDRIWASDCNDALERQTIQRWTGAVVPPELVGSHIGPTTSHTTARTHDLSFRAITALFGHFGMEWDIRGVQGRDRDELRRFVRLYKEHRGLIHSGRRVNADVMDEAFLLHGVVAEGAVAEGTTAALFAVVSMRTSAAEVPGRLGFPGLEPERTYRVEALFPTPGDADYAHNYTQVQPPAWLAEGAVANGRFLAEVGLPMPILNPEHALLLKVTAA
- a CDS encoding Crp/Fnr family transcriptional regulator, with product MDIEVLRRAPLFATLDDDAFRLLTDELTEVDLSRGASVFREGDQGDQLYFIVSGKVKLGRTSPDGRESLLAILGPGELFGEMALFDPSPRTATATAVSETRLAGLKNESLNTLLRTRPEVSAQLLQALARRLRRTNDSLSDLVFSDVPGRVAKALLDLADRFGRPATDGVLVAHELTQEELAQLVGASRETVNKALAEFVQRGWLRLEARAVVILDMQRLRQRSR